From one Cardiocondyla obscurior isolate alpha-2009 linkage group LG06, Cobs3.1, whole genome shotgun sequence genomic stretch:
- the Simj gene encoding transcriptional repressor p66-alpha isoform X2 codes for MRAGEIRVTTVEKMEAMDVDGDAVVDLSISSGRRNSPSLSVNSSDIPLDLGLHFSTGSNLENNLPEARNIQNAARGILAPKRSHGDERKPRRNLRPRIERSYAESPDEPRMNGYLNGNASDSDEGDMPPMLPIKELSSDELAERERMLRKYKEELKSEEMKLVLLKKLRQSQQLKENIAAAPKVLSKLPPPVTAQQVPHRAGKAPPPLLKGQPAPSRSSSLHAPPPGMVLPPTAGRNAIPSTGMPPNMVIPQPPHPRGRPPSVASATVSSYHAPTDRTERSTKDPTPAPAHQVSKLLAGSQENKTTASLSTPVNSEQERSSREETPAQRQAAAKMALRKQLEKTLLQIPPPKPPPPEMHFVPNPSNTEFIYLVGLEHVVDFITKEPAIPPPPEPFECSQCKTDFTPVWKWEKPMPGGKKDSPRGQHATFQRPSAGRDPRVICEHCVTTNVKKALKAEHTNRLKTAFVKALQQEQEIEQRLAQAACPSPDPPAPKPVPKAATPTRRVATPPAPPPQVPPAPTLTPTPPAPKLQEHPLVKLAESGKFSPHHAAAAAALQQQLLRELTKNPVPGLPPHQPLPAHMMPHFTSILYPYQLAMAAGGKGLVELQRQAADLQRQYLLDMIPSQASQAQGNQAPPRAHPHNWKT; via the exons ATGCGCGCAGGAGAGATTCG AGTGACCACGGTCGAAAAAATGGAGGCCATGGATGTGGACGGAGATGCGGTGGTGGACTTGAGCATCAG CAGTGGTAGGCGCAATTCCCCGTCTCTGTCTGTGAATTCCAGTGACATCCCTTTAGACTTGGGTCTTCATTTTTCCACTGGTTCCAATTTAGAGAACAATTTGCCAGAGGCACGTAATATACAGAACGCTGCCCGTGGCATCTTGGCACCTAAACGATCGCATGGGGACGAACGTAAACCACGTCGTAATCTTAGACCTAGAATTGAAAGGAGCTATGCTGAGAGTCCTGATGAACCTAGGATGAATGGATATCTAAATGGAAATGCATCAGACAGTGATGAAG GTGACATGCCTCCAATGTTGCCAATCAAGGAACTGTCATCTGATGAGTTGGCTGAACGCGAAAGAATGCTTAGAAAGTATAAAGAGGAGCTCAAATCAGAGGAAATGAAATTAGTGCTTTTGAAGAAGTTGCGTCAATCTCAACAACTGAAAGAGAACATTGCAGCAGCACCTAAGGTTCTTAGCAAGTTGCCACCACCAGTAACGGCGCAGCAGGTGCCTCATAG agcTGGGAAAGCGCCTCCACCTTTACTTAAGGGTCAACCTGCACCGAGCAGAAGTAGTAGTCTACATGCTCCACCACCTGGCATGGTACTACCTCCTACTGCCGGTCGAAATGCCATTCCAAGCACAGGGATGCCTCCAAACATGGTGATACCGCAACCACCACATCCTAGAGGAAGGCCACCCAGTGTAGCGTCGGCAACTGTTTCGAGTTATCATGCGCCAACGGACAGAACGGAAAGGTCTACAAAGGATCCAACACCAGCCCCCGCGCATCAAGTAAGTAAG CTGCTTGCTGGAtcgcaagaaaataaaaccaCCGCATCCTTAAGCACACCTGTAAATTCGGAACAG gAGAGATCATCACGAGAAGAGACACCTGCTCAACGTCAAGCAGCTGCCAAAATGGCCCTAAGAAAGCAGCTCGAGAAAACATTATTGCAAATACCACCTCCGAAACCGCCACCTCCGGAAATGCATTTTGTACCGAATCCCTCCAATACCGAATTCATATATTTGGTTGGATTGGAGCATGTGGTCGATTTTATAACGAAGGAACCGGCTATACCACCACCTCCTGAACCATTCGAGTGCTCACAATGCAAAACTGATTTCACTCCTGTTTGGAAATGGGAAAAACCTATGCCTGGCGGTAAAAAGGATAGTCCTAGAGGGCAACATGCGACTTTCCAACGGCCATCAGCGGGTCGTGATCCAAGAGTCATATGTGAACATTGCGTAACCACTAACGTGAAGAAAGCGTTGAAAGCAGAGCATACTAACAG ATTAAAAACTGCTTTCGTCAAAGCGCTACAGCAAGAGCAGGAGATAGAGCAAAGGTTAGCACAAGCGGCATGTCCGAGTCCAGATCCTCCAGCTCCGAAACCAGTTCCTAAGGCAGCGACTCCTACTAGAAGAGTGGCTACACCGCCTGCGCCTCCGCCGCAGGTACCGCCGGCACCTACGTTGACGCCGACACCCCCCGCGCCAAAACTACAAGAGCATCCCTTGGTGAAATTAGCCGAAAGCGGGAAGTTTAGTCCGCATCATGCAGCTGCTGCGGCAGCCTTGCAACAACAATTGCTCAGAG aATTGACAAAAAATCCAGTACCCGGTTTACCACCGCACCAACCTCTTCCTGCTCACATGATGCCGCATTTTACCTCGATATTGTATCCCTATCAATTAGCGATGGCTGCCGGTGGTAAAGGCCTCGTAGAATTACAACGACAAGCGGCGGATCTTCAACGTCAATATCTGTTAGACATGATTCCGTCGCAAGCATCTCAGGCACAAGGTAATCAAGCGCCACCGAGAGCCCATCCGCATAACTGGAAAACGTAA
- the Simj gene encoding transcriptional repressor p66-alpha isoform X1, whose product MRAGEIRVTTVEKMEAMDVDGDAVVDLSISSSGRRNSPSLSVNSSDIPLDLGLHFSTGSNLENNLPEARNIQNAARGILAPKRSHGDERKPRRNLRPRIERSYAESPDEPRMNGYLNGNASDSDEGDMPPMLPIKELSSDELAERERMLRKYKEELKSEEMKLVLLKKLRQSQQLKENIAAAPKVLSKLPPPVTAQQVPHRAGKAPPPLLKGQPAPSRSSSLHAPPPGMVLPPTAGRNAIPSTGMPPNMVIPQPPHPRGRPPSVASATVSSYHAPTDRTERSTKDPTPAPAHQVSKLLAGSQENKTTASLSTPVNSEQERSSREETPAQRQAAAKMALRKQLEKTLLQIPPPKPPPPEMHFVPNPSNTEFIYLVGLEHVVDFITKEPAIPPPPEPFECSQCKTDFTPVWKWEKPMPGGKKDSPRGQHATFQRPSAGRDPRVICEHCVTTNVKKALKAEHTNRLKTAFVKALQQEQEIEQRLAQAACPSPDPPAPKPVPKAATPTRRVATPPAPPPQVPPAPTLTPTPPAPKLQEHPLVKLAESGKFSPHHAAAAAALQQQLLRELTKNPVPGLPPHQPLPAHMMPHFTSILYPYQLAMAAGGKGLVELQRQAADLQRQYLLDMIPSQASQAQGNQAPPRAHPHNWKT is encoded by the exons ATGCGCGCAGGAGAGATTCG AGTGACCACGGTCGAAAAAATGGAGGCCATGGATGTGGACGGAGATGCGGTGGTGGACTTGAGCATCAG TAGCAGTGGTAGGCGCAATTCCCCGTCTCTGTCTGTGAATTCCAGTGACATCCCTTTAGACTTGGGTCTTCATTTTTCCACTGGTTCCAATTTAGAGAACAATTTGCCAGAGGCACGTAATATACAGAACGCTGCCCGTGGCATCTTGGCACCTAAACGATCGCATGGGGACGAACGTAAACCACGTCGTAATCTTAGACCTAGAATTGAAAGGAGCTATGCTGAGAGTCCTGATGAACCTAGGATGAATGGATATCTAAATGGAAATGCATCAGACAGTGATGAAG GTGACATGCCTCCAATGTTGCCAATCAAGGAACTGTCATCTGATGAGTTGGCTGAACGCGAAAGAATGCTTAGAAAGTATAAAGAGGAGCTCAAATCAGAGGAAATGAAATTAGTGCTTTTGAAGAAGTTGCGTCAATCTCAACAACTGAAAGAGAACATTGCAGCAGCACCTAAGGTTCTTAGCAAGTTGCCACCACCAGTAACGGCGCAGCAGGTGCCTCATAG agcTGGGAAAGCGCCTCCACCTTTACTTAAGGGTCAACCTGCACCGAGCAGAAGTAGTAGTCTACATGCTCCACCACCTGGCATGGTACTACCTCCTACTGCCGGTCGAAATGCCATTCCAAGCACAGGGATGCCTCCAAACATGGTGATACCGCAACCACCACATCCTAGAGGAAGGCCACCCAGTGTAGCGTCGGCAACTGTTTCGAGTTATCATGCGCCAACGGACAGAACGGAAAGGTCTACAAAGGATCCAACACCAGCCCCCGCGCATCAAGTAAGTAAG CTGCTTGCTGGAtcgcaagaaaataaaaccaCCGCATCCTTAAGCACACCTGTAAATTCGGAACAG gAGAGATCATCACGAGAAGAGACACCTGCTCAACGTCAAGCAGCTGCCAAAATGGCCCTAAGAAAGCAGCTCGAGAAAACATTATTGCAAATACCACCTCCGAAACCGCCACCTCCGGAAATGCATTTTGTACCGAATCCCTCCAATACCGAATTCATATATTTGGTTGGATTGGAGCATGTGGTCGATTTTATAACGAAGGAACCGGCTATACCACCACCTCCTGAACCATTCGAGTGCTCACAATGCAAAACTGATTTCACTCCTGTTTGGAAATGGGAAAAACCTATGCCTGGCGGTAAAAAGGATAGTCCTAGAGGGCAACATGCGACTTTCCAACGGCCATCAGCGGGTCGTGATCCAAGAGTCATATGTGAACATTGCGTAACCACTAACGTGAAGAAAGCGTTGAAAGCAGAGCATACTAACAG ATTAAAAACTGCTTTCGTCAAAGCGCTACAGCAAGAGCAGGAGATAGAGCAAAGGTTAGCACAAGCGGCATGTCCGAGTCCAGATCCTCCAGCTCCGAAACCAGTTCCTAAGGCAGCGACTCCTACTAGAAGAGTGGCTACACCGCCTGCGCCTCCGCCGCAGGTACCGCCGGCACCTACGTTGACGCCGACACCCCCCGCGCCAAAACTACAAGAGCATCCCTTGGTGAAATTAGCCGAAAGCGGGAAGTTTAGTCCGCATCATGCAGCTGCTGCGGCAGCCTTGCAACAACAATTGCTCAGAG aATTGACAAAAAATCCAGTACCCGGTTTACCACCGCACCAACCTCTTCCTGCTCACATGATGCCGCATTTTACCTCGATATTGTATCCCTATCAATTAGCGATGGCTGCCGGTGGTAAAGGCCTCGTAGAATTACAACGACAAGCGGCGGATCTTCAACGTCAATATCTGTTAGACATGATTCCGTCGCAAGCATCTCAGGCACAAGGTAATCAAGCGCCACCGAGAGCCCATCCGCATAACTGGAAAACGTAA
- the Simj gene encoding transcriptional repressor p66-beta isoform X5, producing the protein MRAGEIRVTTVEKMEAMDVDGDAVVDLSISSSGRRNSPSLSVNSSDIPLDLGLHFSTGSNLENNLPEARNIQNAARGILAPKRSHGDERKPRRNLRPRIERSYAESPDEPRMNGYLNGNASDSDEGDMPPMLPIKELSSDELAERERMLRKYKEELKSEEMKLVLLKKLRQSQQLKENIAAAPKVLSKLPPPVTAQQVPHRAGKAPPPLLKGQPAPSRSSSLHAPPPGMVLPPTAGRNAIPSTGMPPNMVIPQPPHPRGRPPSVASATVSSYHAPTDRTERSTKDPTPAPAHQERSSREETPAQRQAAAKMALRKQLEKTLLQIPPPKPPPPEMHFVPNPSNTEFIYLVGLEHVVDFITKEPAIPPPPEPFECSQCKTDFTPVWKWEKPMPGGKKDSPRGQHATFQRPSAGRDPRVICEHCVTTNVKKALKAEHTNRLKTAFVKALQQEQEIEQRLAQAACPSPDPPAPKPVPKAATPTRRVATPPAPPPQVPPAPTLTPTPPAPKLQEHPLVKLAESGKFSPHHAAAAAALQQQLLRELTKNPVPGLPPHQPLPAHMMPHFTSILYPYQLAMAAGGKGLVELQRQAADLQRQYLLDMIPSQASQAQGNQAPPRAHPHNWKT; encoded by the exons ATGCGCGCAGGAGAGATTCG AGTGACCACGGTCGAAAAAATGGAGGCCATGGATGTGGACGGAGATGCGGTGGTGGACTTGAGCATCAG TAGCAGTGGTAGGCGCAATTCCCCGTCTCTGTCTGTGAATTCCAGTGACATCCCTTTAGACTTGGGTCTTCATTTTTCCACTGGTTCCAATTTAGAGAACAATTTGCCAGAGGCACGTAATATACAGAACGCTGCCCGTGGCATCTTGGCACCTAAACGATCGCATGGGGACGAACGTAAACCACGTCGTAATCTTAGACCTAGAATTGAAAGGAGCTATGCTGAGAGTCCTGATGAACCTAGGATGAATGGATATCTAAATGGAAATGCATCAGACAGTGATGAAG GTGACATGCCTCCAATGTTGCCAATCAAGGAACTGTCATCTGATGAGTTGGCTGAACGCGAAAGAATGCTTAGAAAGTATAAAGAGGAGCTCAAATCAGAGGAAATGAAATTAGTGCTTTTGAAGAAGTTGCGTCAATCTCAACAACTGAAAGAGAACATTGCAGCAGCACCTAAGGTTCTTAGCAAGTTGCCACCACCAGTAACGGCGCAGCAGGTGCCTCATAG agcTGGGAAAGCGCCTCCACCTTTACTTAAGGGTCAACCTGCACCGAGCAGAAGTAGTAGTCTACATGCTCCACCACCTGGCATGGTACTACCTCCTACTGCCGGTCGAAATGCCATTCCAAGCACAGGGATGCCTCCAAACATGGTGATACCGCAACCACCACATCCTAGAGGAAGGCCACCCAGTGTAGCGTCGGCAACTGTTTCGAGTTATCATGCGCCAACGGACAGAACGGAAAGGTCTACAAAGGATCCAACACCAGCCCCCGCGCATCAA gAGAGATCATCACGAGAAGAGACACCTGCTCAACGTCAAGCAGCTGCCAAAATGGCCCTAAGAAAGCAGCTCGAGAAAACATTATTGCAAATACCACCTCCGAAACCGCCACCTCCGGAAATGCATTTTGTACCGAATCCCTCCAATACCGAATTCATATATTTGGTTGGATTGGAGCATGTGGTCGATTTTATAACGAAGGAACCGGCTATACCACCACCTCCTGAACCATTCGAGTGCTCACAATGCAAAACTGATTTCACTCCTGTTTGGAAATGGGAAAAACCTATGCCTGGCGGTAAAAAGGATAGTCCTAGAGGGCAACATGCGACTTTCCAACGGCCATCAGCGGGTCGTGATCCAAGAGTCATATGTGAACATTGCGTAACCACTAACGTGAAGAAAGCGTTGAAAGCAGAGCATACTAACAG ATTAAAAACTGCTTTCGTCAAAGCGCTACAGCAAGAGCAGGAGATAGAGCAAAGGTTAGCACAAGCGGCATGTCCGAGTCCAGATCCTCCAGCTCCGAAACCAGTTCCTAAGGCAGCGACTCCTACTAGAAGAGTGGCTACACCGCCTGCGCCTCCGCCGCAGGTACCGCCGGCACCTACGTTGACGCCGACACCCCCCGCGCCAAAACTACAAGAGCATCCCTTGGTGAAATTAGCCGAAAGCGGGAAGTTTAGTCCGCATCATGCAGCTGCTGCGGCAGCCTTGCAACAACAATTGCTCAGAG aATTGACAAAAAATCCAGTACCCGGTTTACCACCGCACCAACCTCTTCCTGCTCACATGATGCCGCATTTTACCTCGATATTGTATCCCTATCAATTAGCGATGGCTGCCGGTGGTAAAGGCCTCGTAGAATTACAACGACAAGCGGCGGATCTTCAACGTCAATATCTGTTAGACATGATTCCGTCGCAAGCATCTCAGGCACAAGGTAATCAAGCGCCACCGAGAGCCCATCCGCATAACTGGAAAACGTAA
- the Simj gene encoding transcriptional repressor p66-beta isoform X4 produces the protein MRAGEIRVTTVEKMEAMDVDGDAVVDLSISSSGRRNSPSLSVNSSDIPLDLGLHFSTGSNLENNLPEARNIQNAARGILAPKRSHGDERKPRRNLRPRIERSYAESPDEPRMNGYLNGNASDSDEGDMPPMLPIKELSSDELAERERMLRKYKEELKSEEMKLVLLKKLRQSQQLKENIAAAPKVLSKLPPPVTAQQVPHRAGKAPPPLLKGQPAPSRSSSLHAPPPGMVLPPTAGRNAIPSTGMPPNMVIPQPPHPRGRPPSVASATVSSYHAPTDRTERSTKDPTPAPAHQVSKERSSREETPAQRQAAAKMALRKQLEKTLLQIPPPKPPPPEMHFVPNPSNTEFIYLVGLEHVVDFITKEPAIPPPPEPFECSQCKTDFTPVWKWEKPMPGGKKDSPRGQHATFQRPSAGRDPRVICEHCVTTNVKKALKAEHTNRLKTAFVKALQQEQEIEQRLAQAACPSPDPPAPKPVPKAATPTRRVATPPAPPPQVPPAPTLTPTPPAPKLQEHPLVKLAESGKFSPHHAAAAAALQQQLLRELTKNPVPGLPPHQPLPAHMMPHFTSILYPYQLAMAAGGKGLVELQRQAADLQRQYLLDMIPSQASQAQGNQAPPRAHPHNWKT, from the exons ATGCGCGCAGGAGAGATTCG AGTGACCACGGTCGAAAAAATGGAGGCCATGGATGTGGACGGAGATGCGGTGGTGGACTTGAGCATCAG TAGCAGTGGTAGGCGCAATTCCCCGTCTCTGTCTGTGAATTCCAGTGACATCCCTTTAGACTTGGGTCTTCATTTTTCCACTGGTTCCAATTTAGAGAACAATTTGCCAGAGGCACGTAATATACAGAACGCTGCCCGTGGCATCTTGGCACCTAAACGATCGCATGGGGACGAACGTAAACCACGTCGTAATCTTAGACCTAGAATTGAAAGGAGCTATGCTGAGAGTCCTGATGAACCTAGGATGAATGGATATCTAAATGGAAATGCATCAGACAGTGATGAAG GTGACATGCCTCCAATGTTGCCAATCAAGGAACTGTCATCTGATGAGTTGGCTGAACGCGAAAGAATGCTTAGAAAGTATAAAGAGGAGCTCAAATCAGAGGAAATGAAATTAGTGCTTTTGAAGAAGTTGCGTCAATCTCAACAACTGAAAGAGAACATTGCAGCAGCACCTAAGGTTCTTAGCAAGTTGCCACCACCAGTAACGGCGCAGCAGGTGCCTCATAG agcTGGGAAAGCGCCTCCACCTTTACTTAAGGGTCAACCTGCACCGAGCAGAAGTAGTAGTCTACATGCTCCACCACCTGGCATGGTACTACCTCCTACTGCCGGTCGAAATGCCATTCCAAGCACAGGGATGCCTCCAAACATGGTGATACCGCAACCACCACATCCTAGAGGAAGGCCACCCAGTGTAGCGTCGGCAACTGTTTCGAGTTATCATGCGCCAACGGACAGAACGGAAAGGTCTACAAAGGATCCAACACCAGCCCCCGCGCATCAAGTAAGTAAG gAGAGATCATCACGAGAAGAGACACCTGCTCAACGTCAAGCAGCTGCCAAAATGGCCCTAAGAAAGCAGCTCGAGAAAACATTATTGCAAATACCACCTCCGAAACCGCCACCTCCGGAAATGCATTTTGTACCGAATCCCTCCAATACCGAATTCATATATTTGGTTGGATTGGAGCATGTGGTCGATTTTATAACGAAGGAACCGGCTATACCACCACCTCCTGAACCATTCGAGTGCTCACAATGCAAAACTGATTTCACTCCTGTTTGGAAATGGGAAAAACCTATGCCTGGCGGTAAAAAGGATAGTCCTAGAGGGCAACATGCGACTTTCCAACGGCCATCAGCGGGTCGTGATCCAAGAGTCATATGTGAACATTGCGTAACCACTAACGTGAAGAAAGCGTTGAAAGCAGAGCATACTAACAG ATTAAAAACTGCTTTCGTCAAAGCGCTACAGCAAGAGCAGGAGATAGAGCAAAGGTTAGCACAAGCGGCATGTCCGAGTCCAGATCCTCCAGCTCCGAAACCAGTTCCTAAGGCAGCGACTCCTACTAGAAGAGTGGCTACACCGCCTGCGCCTCCGCCGCAGGTACCGCCGGCACCTACGTTGACGCCGACACCCCCCGCGCCAAAACTACAAGAGCATCCCTTGGTGAAATTAGCCGAAAGCGGGAAGTTTAGTCCGCATCATGCAGCTGCTGCGGCAGCCTTGCAACAACAATTGCTCAGAG aATTGACAAAAAATCCAGTACCCGGTTTACCACCGCACCAACCTCTTCCTGCTCACATGATGCCGCATTTTACCTCGATATTGTATCCCTATCAATTAGCGATGGCTGCCGGTGGTAAAGGCCTCGTAGAATTACAACGACAAGCGGCGGATCTTCAACGTCAATATCTGTTAGACATGATTCCGTCGCAAGCATCTCAGGCACAAGGTAATCAAGCGCCACCGAGAGCCCATCCGCATAACTGGAAAACGTAA
- the Simj gene encoding transcriptional repressor p66-alpha isoform X3 has protein sequence MEAMDVDGDAVVDLSISSGRRNSPSLSVNSSDIPLDLGLHFSTGSNLENNLPEARNIQNAARGILAPKRSHGDERKPRRNLRPRIERSYAESPDEPRMNGYLNGNASDSDEGDMPPMLPIKELSSDELAERERMLRKYKEELKSEEMKLVLLKKLRQSQQLKENIAAAPKVLSKLPPPVTAQQVPHRAGKAPPPLLKGQPAPSRSSSLHAPPPGMVLPPTAGRNAIPSTGMPPNMVIPQPPHPRGRPPSVASATVSSYHAPTDRTERSTKDPTPAPAHQVSKLLAGSQENKTTASLSTPVNSEQERSSREETPAQRQAAAKMALRKQLEKTLLQIPPPKPPPPEMHFVPNPSNTEFIYLVGLEHVVDFITKEPAIPPPPEPFECSQCKTDFTPVWKWEKPMPGGKKDSPRGQHATFQRPSAGRDPRVICEHCVTTNVKKALKAEHTNRLKTAFVKALQQEQEIEQRLAQAACPSPDPPAPKPVPKAATPTRRVATPPAPPPQVPPAPTLTPTPPAPKLQEHPLVKLAESGKFSPHHAAAAAALQQQLLRELTKNPVPGLPPHQPLPAHMMPHFTSILYPYQLAMAAGGKGLVELQRQAADLQRQYLLDMIPSQASQAQGNQAPPRAHPHNWKT, from the exons ATGGAGGCCATGGATGTGGACGGAGATGCGGTGGTGGACTTGAGCATCAG CAGTGGTAGGCGCAATTCCCCGTCTCTGTCTGTGAATTCCAGTGACATCCCTTTAGACTTGGGTCTTCATTTTTCCACTGGTTCCAATTTAGAGAACAATTTGCCAGAGGCACGTAATATACAGAACGCTGCCCGTGGCATCTTGGCACCTAAACGATCGCATGGGGACGAACGTAAACCACGTCGTAATCTTAGACCTAGAATTGAAAGGAGCTATGCTGAGAGTCCTGATGAACCTAGGATGAATGGATATCTAAATGGAAATGCATCAGACAGTGATGAAG GTGACATGCCTCCAATGTTGCCAATCAAGGAACTGTCATCTGATGAGTTGGCTGAACGCGAAAGAATGCTTAGAAAGTATAAAGAGGAGCTCAAATCAGAGGAAATGAAATTAGTGCTTTTGAAGAAGTTGCGTCAATCTCAACAACTGAAAGAGAACATTGCAGCAGCACCTAAGGTTCTTAGCAAGTTGCCACCACCAGTAACGGCGCAGCAGGTGCCTCATAG agcTGGGAAAGCGCCTCCACCTTTACTTAAGGGTCAACCTGCACCGAGCAGAAGTAGTAGTCTACATGCTCCACCACCTGGCATGGTACTACCTCCTACTGCCGGTCGAAATGCCATTCCAAGCACAGGGATGCCTCCAAACATGGTGATACCGCAACCACCACATCCTAGAGGAAGGCCACCCAGTGTAGCGTCGGCAACTGTTTCGAGTTATCATGCGCCAACGGACAGAACGGAAAGGTCTACAAAGGATCCAACACCAGCCCCCGCGCATCAAGTAAGTAAG CTGCTTGCTGGAtcgcaagaaaataaaaccaCCGCATCCTTAAGCACACCTGTAAATTCGGAACAG gAGAGATCATCACGAGAAGAGACACCTGCTCAACGTCAAGCAGCTGCCAAAATGGCCCTAAGAAAGCAGCTCGAGAAAACATTATTGCAAATACCACCTCCGAAACCGCCACCTCCGGAAATGCATTTTGTACCGAATCCCTCCAATACCGAATTCATATATTTGGTTGGATTGGAGCATGTGGTCGATTTTATAACGAAGGAACCGGCTATACCACCACCTCCTGAACCATTCGAGTGCTCACAATGCAAAACTGATTTCACTCCTGTTTGGAAATGGGAAAAACCTATGCCTGGCGGTAAAAAGGATAGTCCTAGAGGGCAACATGCGACTTTCCAACGGCCATCAGCGGGTCGTGATCCAAGAGTCATATGTGAACATTGCGTAACCACTAACGTGAAGAAAGCGTTGAAAGCAGAGCATACTAACAG ATTAAAAACTGCTTTCGTCAAAGCGCTACAGCAAGAGCAGGAGATAGAGCAAAGGTTAGCACAAGCGGCATGTCCGAGTCCAGATCCTCCAGCTCCGAAACCAGTTCCTAAGGCAGCGACTCCTACTAGAAGAGTGGCTACACCGCCTGCGCCTCCGCCGCAGGTACCGCCGGCACCTACGTTGACGCCGACACCCCCCGCGCCAAAACTACAAGAGCATCCCTTGGTGAAATTAGCCGAAAGCGGGAAGTTTAGTCCGCATCATGCAGCTGCTGCGGCAGCCTTGCAACAACAATTGCTCAGAG aATTGACAAAAAATCCAGTACCCGGTTTACCACCGCACCAACCTCTTCCTGCTCACATGATGCCGCATTTTACCTCGATATTGTATCCCTATCAATTAGCGATGGCTGCCGGTGGTAAAGGCCTCGTAGAATTACAACGACAAGCGGCGGATCTTCAACGTCAATATCTGTTAGACATGATTCCGTCGCAAGCATCTCAGGCACAAGGTAATCAAGCGCCACCGAGAGCCCATCCGCATAACTGGAAAACGTAA